The Winslowiella toletana region GCTGTTGCTGACCATCAATAATCCAGTCGGCATTGAAAATTTTATGACGGCAGTGCTCGGAGTTTGCCTGGGCAAACATATACAGTTCGATGTCGTTCGGGTTGCGCCCCAGTTTTTCAAATGCCGCCAGCAGGTAATCAATTTCATCGTCGGCCAGCGCCAGACCCAGCTTCTGGTTAGCCTGCACCAGCGCATTGCGGCCTTCACCCAGCACGTCCACGCTTTGCAGCGGCTGTGGCTGATGATGGGCAAACAGTTGCTGCGCCTGCTCCAGTTCAGTAAACACCGTTTCCATCATGCGGTCATGCAGCAATCCGGCCAGCTGTGACCACTGTGCTTCAGTCAGCTGCGGTGCCTGAATATAGAAGGCCAGACCACGCTCAAGGCGCAATACCTGCGGCAGATCGCAGTTGTGGGCAATATCTGTCGCTTTTGAAGACCAGGGAGAAATCGTGCCTGGGCGCGGGGTCACCAGCAATAAACGCCCTTCCGGCGTATGCTCAGCGAGAGACGGACCGTACTTCAACAGACGCTGAAGGCGGCTCTTTTCATCAGCGTTTAATGGCGTGCTGACATCAGCAAAATGGACGTACTCGGCGTAAATATCACTCACCGGCAGGTGAGCGTCCTGAAAGCGGGTCAGCAATTTGTTAATACGAAATGCCGACAGAGCGGGCGAACCACGCAGAATTTCCATCATCAAAGATCTCTCGTCTTCGAAGCGCCGGGCGACGCTTCTTTGGGCGCAACAGGGAAAACGGGCGCTATTATAGAGAATCCGCGCAGCCAACGAAACCGTTTGCGCATAATTTCTCGGATACCAGAATCGGCTTAAATTTGCGCAAATCCTGCTGAATAAGTTGCGGCGCGGCACTTTGTTGCGCAAAATGCCTCACGCTCTGGGAAATCTACCATAACTAATACTGCCGTAAGAGACAGAAGCCCACGGGCTACCGAGAGATAACTATTTGAAACGCCTAAAAATTAATTATCTGCTGATCGGGCTGATCACCGTGCTGCTCGCGCTTGCGCTGTGGCCGTCGATCCCCTGGTACGGGAGTTCGGAAGACCGAATTGCACAGATAAAATCGCGGGGCGTACTACGCATCAGCACGATAAATTCCCCGCTAACATATTTCACCATCAATAAATCACCAGCGGGTATGGATTACGAGCTGGCAAAACGCTTCGCCGATTATCTCGGTGTCAGACTGGAAGTGACGGTTCGACAGAACCTCAGCGACCTGTTTGACGATCTGGATGATGATAAAGCGGATTTGCTGGCTGCCGGACTGATTTATAACAGTGAAAGACTGGAGCGGTTCCGCGCCGGTCCTGCTTACTATTCGGTTTCACAGCAGCTGGTGTACCGTATCGGGAAGCCGCGACCAAAAAGCCTCGGCGATCTGAAAGGACGTCTGACGGTAGCTTCCGGCTCCGCCTACTTATCCACACTGCGCAATATCAAAGAGAACGAGTATCCCGATCTCGACTGGGCCATCTCGACCGATCAAGGCCCGAAGGCGCTGCTGGAAGCGGTAGCTGACGGCAAACTCGAATACACCATCGGCGATTCCGTGACTGTCGGATTGCTGCAACGCATTCATCCGCAGCTGGCCGTGGCTTTTGATATTACCGATGAAGAGCCGGTAACCTGGTATTTGCAGCGCGATGAGGATCATAGCCTCGATGCAGCGATGCTGGACTTCTTCAGTCAGATGAGTGAAGAAGGCAGCATGGCGCGACTGGAAGAGAAGTATCTTGGTCACGTCGGCACCTTTGACTACGTTGATACCCGCACCTTCCTGCGTGCCATCGACGATATCCTGCCGGATATCAAACCGTTGTTTAAACAATATTCCAGCAATATTGACTGGCGCTTGCTGGCGGCTATCTCCTATCAGGAGTCGCACTGGAATCCGCAGGCGACCTCCCCTACCGGCGTGCGTGGTCTGATGATGCTGACGCGCAACACAGCGGACAGCCTCAATGTCGATGATCGGCTAGATCCCGAGCAGAGCATTCGCGGTGGCAGCGAATATTTACAGCGGATGATGGAAAAAGTGCCATCGACAATCCCGGAGGACGAACGCATCTGGTTTGCGCTGGCGGCCTATAACATGGGATACGCGCATATGCTGGATGCGCGCCGGCTGACTGAAAAGCAGCAGGGGAATCCGGACAGCTGGGCCGACGTAAAGACGCGTCTGCCAATGCTCAGTCAGAAACGCTATTACAGCCAGACCACCTACGGCTATGCACGCGGCCATGAAGCCTATGCTTACGTAGAAAATATCCGTAAATATCAGATTAGCCTGGTAGGATACCTGCAGGAGCAGGAGCGGAAAATTGCGCAGCGTGCGGCGCTGGAAGCGGAGCTGGGCAAGGGTTATCCGGCGGTGCAGCCGGATATTGCAATGCATTAATAGGTAAGGCGGCGCGAGCGTGTCGCCTTACTGATTTACCGGCTTGCGCAGCGCTTTTTTCTGTTCACGACGCATGCGGAAAAAATCACTTAACATTCCGGCACACTGCTGCGCCAGAATCCCCTCGGTCATTTCAACCTGATGATTCATACCGGGATGACCGAGCACATCAAGCAATGAACCCGCAGCGCCGGTTTTCTCATCGCGCGCGCCAAATACTAAACGTCCGATGCGGCTGTGTACGATAGCACCGGCGCACATCACGCAAGGTTCAAGTGTAACGTACAGCGTGGTATCAATAAGACGATAGTTCTCCAGCACTTTTCCGCCCTGACGCAGCGCCATAATTTCCGCATGGGCTGTCGGATCGTGATGCCCGATAGGACGATTCCAGCCTTCGCCAATCACCCGATTGTTTTGCACCAGCACCGCGCCGACCGGCACTTCGCCTTCATCCCAGGCACGCTGTGCCAGCGTTAAGGCATGACGCATCCAAAATTCATCGTTGTAATCGGTCACCTGAGTCTCCAGTGGCAAAAAGCGCGGGGCATTATACATAAAACTGCGGGGAGACTAACTGAAAGCTGTTACAGGCGACGAGAACGCCGCCCGTAGAATTGACCGGTTTATTCCAGCTGTTGCAGCTTACCTTCCGGGGTCACGCGCCAGCGATGCTGGCAGAAGAACAGCAGCGGGTTATCCTGCTTACTGTCGCTGTAACCACTGTGCAGCTGTAGCGGCGTGCCAATCTGCTCTTCCAGCTGCGCAACTTTTTCATGGCCTAAACAGCGCATCGACAGTACCCGCCCGCCATAACCGCGCGTCATCTGGCTGGCGATTAACTTCACCCGCGGCAGAAACGCCGAGTCATAGTAAACTTGCTCAACCAGCGGCTGCGGCGACCCGGTGATCAACCAGACATCGGCATCCTCGCTGCTGAGGTACTCCTTCAGGCGTTGTTGCACCACCGGAAAGGCCGTCACGCGCTGGCGAAACCACTGGGCAAAAGCTTTTTCGCGCTGCTGTAATCGCGCTTCGCTGTGACCAAAGGTAATCGACCACAGCAGCAGACTCATCGGCCAGCGGGCTGCACGACCTTTTATTAACAGCCCCAGCCCTATCACTGGCAGCAAAGGCACCACTAATAACAGGTTGATCGGCTGACGCCACAGCAGATAGCGCATATAAGTGCCAAACATATCCTGTTGATGCAGCGTACCGTCTAAATCAAAAAATACTACGCGCCTTGGTGTTCCCTTAGTCAAACCTCTCTCCTCAGGACAATAAATCCATAAATCAGGCAATCTGCGTCGCCATCGTCAGGGTTACAGTAACAAGTGTAGTCAGAAGCGGTAAAGCCGATCGG contains the following coding sequences:
- the yfhb gene encoding phosphatidylglycerophosphatase C, with product MTKGTPRRVVFFDLDGTLHQQDMFGTYMRYLLWRQPINLLLVVPLLPVIGLGLLIKGRAARWPMSLLLWSITFGHSEARLQQREKAFAQWFRQRVTAFPVVQQRLKEYLSSEDADVWLITGSPQPLVEQVYYDSAFLPRVKLIASQMTRGYGGRVLSMRCLGHEKVAQLEEQIGTPLQLHSGYSDSKQDNPLLFFCQHRWRVTPEGKLQQLE
- the tadA gene encoding tRNA adenosine(34) deaminase TadA — translated: MYNAPRFLPLETQVTDYNDEFWMRHALTLAQRAWDEGEVPVGAVLVQNNRVIGEGWNRPIGHHDPTAHAEIMALRQGGKVLENYRLIDTTLYVTLEPCVMCAGAIVHSRIGRLVFGARDEKTGAAGSLLDVLGHPGMNHQVEMTEGILAQQCAGMLSDFFRMRREQKKALRKPVNQ
- the mltF gene encoding membrane-bound lytic murein transglycosylase MltF, giving the protein MKRLKINYLLIGLITVLLALALWPSIPWYGSSEDRIAQIKSRGVLRISTINSPLTYFTINKSPAGMDYELAKRFADYLGVRLEVTVRQNLSDLFDDLDDDKADLLAAGLIYNSERLERFRAGPAYYSVSQQLVYRIGKPRPKSLGDLKGRLTVASGSAYLSTLRNIKENEYPDLDWAISTDQGPKALLEAVADGKLEYTIGDSVTVGLLQRIHPQLAVAFDITDEEPVTWYLQRDEDHSLDAAMLDFFSQMSEEGSMARLEEKYLGHVGTFDYVDTRTFLRAIDDILPDIKPLFKQYSSNIDWRLLAAISYQESHWNPQATSPTGVRGLMMLTRNTADSLNVDDRLDPEQSIRGGSEYLQRMMEKVPSTIPEDERIWFALAAYNMGYAHMLDARRLTEKQQGNPDSWADVKTRLPMLSQKRYYSQTTYGYARGHEAYAYVENIRKYQISLVGYLQEQERKIAQRAALEAELGKGYPAVQPDIAMH